In Glycine max cultivar Williams 82 chromosome 7, Glycine_max_v4.0, whole genome shotgun sequence, a single window of DNA contains:
- the LOC100810278 gene encoding eukaryotic translation initiation factor 2A produces the protein MASNSHSPSLEILVRGPEDFSLWTGPPFANDQPSVKLEKVNCINAKFSDDGSNLMVTKSNSLISVYDCSTAKEIRVFEVPNVVAAALSPKGTYLQTFQKPSGPQEKNVTLWSIETGAAVYQQSQKNMTKANWPAIQFSSDEATVCRLATNEVQFFDTGDFSKGVVCRLRVQGVAAAELSSLPGSHVAAFVPESKGIPASVQIFACGNASQSQPVARRSFFRCSTTQLKWNHGSTGLLVVVQSDVDKTNQSYYGESKLCYLTTDGMHEGLVPLRKDGPIHDAQWSYSGLEFAVVYGFMPAKATLFDKKCNPLLELGTGPYNTIRWNPKGKFLCLAGFGNLPGDMVFWDYIDKKQLGATKAEWSVTSEWSPDGCYFMTATTAPRLQVDNGIKIFHYNGSLYFKKMFDKLYQADWKPESPSKFGDIAELIKSLNLVQLEDKKPSGQGPPKSTQTSTKASSTNPPTQKPAAYRPPHAKNASAIQAELFGETPAEPLSKNALRNKKKREKQKEKKASDASSS, from the exons ATGGCATCAAATAGCCATTCACCATCTCTCGAGATATTAG TTCGAGGACCAGAGGATTTCTCGCTCTGGACCGGACCCCCCTTCGCGAACGATCAACCAAGCGTCAAGCTCGAGAAAGTGAACTGCATCAATGCGAAGTTCAGCGACGACGGATCCAATCTCATGGTGACGAAATCGAACTCGCTGATTAGCGTGTACGATTGCAGCACTGCCAAGGAGATTAGGGTTTTTGAAGTGCCCAATGTCGTTGCTGCGGCCTTGTCACCCAAAGGAACTTACTTGCAAACCTTCCAGAAGCCTTCGGGGCCGCAGGAGAAGAATGTAACGCTGTGGAGCATCGAGACCGGTGCTGCGGTTTACCAGCAGTCGCAGAAGAACATGACGAAAGCCAATTG GCCTGCGATTCAGTTTAGTTCTGATGAAGCTACTGTGTGTCGGTTGGCCACTAATGAGGTACAATTTTTTGATACTGGGGATTTTTCGAAGGGAGTTGTCTGTCGGTTGAGAGTTCAGGGAGTTGCTGCTGCTGAGCTTTCTAGTTTACCGGGATCTCATGTAGCTGCATTTGTTCCAGAATCCAAG GGGATTCCTGCTAGTGTACAGATATTTGCTTGTGGAAATGCGTCTCAAAGTCAACCTGTTGCTCGACGTAGTTTTTTCCGATGTTCAACCACCCAACTTAAATGGAATCATGGCTCAACTGGGCTTCTAGTGGTGGTGCAGTCAGACGTTGACAAAACTAATCAGAGTTACTATGGAGAATCAAAATTATGCTATCTGACCACAGATGGGATGCATGAAGGACTTGTGCCTCTTC GGAAAGATGGGCCCATTCATGATGCTCAGTGGTCATATTCTGGCCTGGAATTTGCTGTTGTATATGGGT TTATGCCTGCTAAAGCAACTCTGTTTGACAAGAAGTGCAATCCTCTACTAGAGCTTGGAACTGGTCCTTACAACACTATTCGCTGGAACCCAAAAGGGAAAT TTTTGTGTTTGGCTGGCTTTGGTAACTTGCCTGGTGATATG GTATTTTGGGATTACATAGATAAGAAACAACTTGGAGCCACTAAGGCTGAATGGTCTGTGACTAGTGAATGGTCTCCGGATGGGTGTTATTTCATGACAGCTACAACAGCTCCAAGGCTTCAAGTTGACAATGG GATCAAGATTTTTCACTACAATGGGTCATTATACTTCAAAAAGATGTTTGATAAATTGTACCAG GCTGATTGGAAACCAGAGTCACCCAGTAAGTTTGGTGATATTGCTGAATTAATTAAGTCTCTAAATTTGGTACAACTTGAAGATAAGAAACCATCAG GTCAAGGACCACCAAAGTCAACCCAGACTTCTACAAAAGCCTCCTCTACCAACCCCCCAACACAAAAACCTGCTGCATATCGTCCTCCACATGCTAAGAATGCATCTGCTATTCAGGCAGAG TTGTTTGGAGAGACTCCTGCAGA ACCACTGAGCAAGAATGCATTACGAAAcaagaaaaagagggaaaaacaGAAGGAGAAAAAGGCTTCTGATGCCAGTTCTTCGTGA
- the LOC100792030 gene encoding something about silencing protein 10 isoform X3: MGKKRSTNYQKKDTKSSKSKTSSRHAAYSSDDMDDEIDAFHKQRDIVPLDINDDAEESEDEELPIFDVQDVDEDEDEDEDDEDDDDDDGDDDVAKMIRQRKYLRAKFGGGDDEMHDVDDEEDEEDYKLTLGGKKFSHGAENRNFEIQSSDDEAPKEEEELALQIQREKAKSLTMEDYDLVDISEDKDNEKLTLKDVSDKGNEAIKSLDRDIIFTVDELNALSKEEQMNALYRSAPELVDWLSELNEVHRQLECEINPFLSKVKKGEIVMKGEVRYFELKQLIFLSYCQAITFFLLLKSEGQPVHDHPIIARLEEIKKLLDQIKQLDTKLPFELEDILKENNGLETVLNSDIENAPTTNDSIVKNQEQPLVSAKSTEETPNKQVEIQELESSKDGVQKTRKVKPQKDHIGAQSLEMLKVRASLEEKLKNKGLYSSIAPKPSNALKRLRPVNGQLETYDDFNDDTMDANGEARLINGYGSKQVSQFLNANMKKPKVVSGDDDLPKRDDIGERRRKHELRVLAGAGIRTEDDDGDDQMTDLGPNEVTDEEDDGGSGDSENEFYKQVEQLRAAKLAAKAETYSRNTSVSSLPEIVEGKRHISSQIEKNRGLTRNRNKAKKNPRKNYKLKHQKAVKNRKGQVQSIKRPTAPYGGESSGINAAISRSIRFKS, encoded by the exons ATGATGCTGAAGAATCGGAAGACGAGGAGCTCCCTATTTTTGATGTTCAG GATGTTGATGAAGATGAGGATGAGGATGAGGAtgacgaagatgatgatgatgatgatggggaTGACGATGTGGCGAAGA TGATTAGGCAAAGGAAATATTTACGGGCAAAGTTTGGTGGAGGAGATGATGAAATgcatgatgttgatgatgaggAAGATGAGGAAGATTATAAACTTACATTAGGTGGGAAAAAATTCTCACACGGTGCTGAGAATCGAAATTTTGAG ATACAATCAAGTGATGATGAGGCCccaaaagaagaggaagaattGGCATTACAAATACAAAGGGAGAAGGCAAAATCCTTAACAATGGAAGACTATGACCTTGTGGATATAAGTGAAGACAAAGATAACGAAAAATTAACTTTGAAG GATGTGTCTGATAAAGGAAACGAAGCAATAAAATCACTGGATAGAGATATAATTTTCACTGTTGATGAACTGAATGCTTTGTCAAAGGAGGAGCAAATGAATGCTTTATACAG GTCTGCTCCAGAATTAGTTGATTGGTTGTCAGAACTAAATGAGGTGCACAGACAACTCGAATGTGAAATTAACCCATTTTTAAGCAAG GTTAAAAAGGGGGAAATAGTTATGAAAGGAGAAGTGCGTTATTTTGAGTTGAAGCAGCTTATTTTTCTGTCCTATTGCCAAGCAATAACGTTCTTCCTTCTCCTCAAGTCTGAAGGGCAGCCAGTCCATGATCATCCCATAATAGCTCGCCTTGAAGAGATCAAGAAATTATTGGATCag ATAAAACAACTTGACACAAAACTTCCATTTGAACTTGAGGACattcttaaagaaaataatggGTTAGAAACAGTACTAAATTCAGATATTGAGAACGCTCCAACGACAAATGATTCTATCGTTAAAAACCAAGAGCAGCCTCTTGTCTCTGCCAAATCAACAGAAGAAACA CCTAACAAGCAAGTTGAGATACAAGAATTGGAATCCTCAAAGGATGGTGtacagaaaacaagaaaagttaAACCTCAG AAGGATCACATTGGCGCACAGAGTTTGGAAATGCTAAAAGTTAGAGCTTCCCTCgaggaaaaactgaaaaacAAGGGTCTGTACAGCTCCATTGCTCCAAAGCCTAGTAATGCATTAAAGCGTTTGAGACCAGTTAATGG CCAGCTCGAAACATATGATGATTTTAATGATGATACCATGGATGCCAATGGGGAAGCTAGATTGATTAATGGTTATGGCTCAAAACAAGTTTCACAATTCCTTAATGCAAATATGAAGAAGCCCAAG GTGGTTTCTGGTGATGATGATTTACCAAAGAGAGATGATATTGGTGAAAGGCGAAGGAAACACGAGCTTCGGGTGTTGGCTGGTGCTGGAATTAGGACTGAggatgatgatggtgatgatCAGATGACTGATCTTGGACCTAATGAGGTTACCGATGAAGAGGATGACGGTGGAAGTGGGGActcagaaaatgaattttacaaACAAGTGGAACAACTGCGAGCTGCAAAACTTGCAGCAAAAGCTGAGACTTACTCAAG GAACACTTCAGTCTCTTCATTGCCAGAGATTGTAGAAGGAAAGCGCCATATTTCTTCTCAG ATTGAGAAGAATAGGGGACTAACCCGCAATCGCAACAAGGCAAAAAAGAATCCCAGAAAGAATTACAAG CTCAAGCATCAAAAGGCTGTTAAGAACCGCAAGGGGCAAGTTCAGAGTATCAAGAGGCCGACTGCTCCTTATGGTGGAGAATCCTCTGGAATTAATGCGGCTATCAGTAGAAGCATCAGATTCAAGAGCTGA
- the LOC100792030 gene encoding something about silencing protein 10 isoform X1, translating into MGKKRSTNYQKKDTKSSKSKTSSRHAAYSSDDMDDEIDAFHKQRDIVPLDINDDAEESEDEELPIFDVQDVDEDEDEDEDDEDDDDDDGDDDVAKMIRQRKYLRAKFGGGDDEMHDVDDEEDEEDYKLTLGGKKFSHGAENRNFEIQSSDDEAPKEEEELALQIQREKAKSLTMEDYDLVDISEDKDNEKLTLKDVSDKGNEAIKSLDRDIIFTVDELNALSKEEQMNALYRSAPELVDWLSELNEVHRQLECEINPFLSKVKKGEIVMKGEVRYFELKQLIFLSYCQAITFFLLLKSEGQPVHDHPIIARLEEIKKLLDQIKQLDTKLPFELEDILKENNGLETVLNSDIENAPTTNDSIVKNQEQPLVSAKSTEETVVPNKQVEIQELESSKDGVQKTRKVKPQKDHIGAQSLEMLKVRASLEEKLKNKGLYSSIAPKPSNALKRLRPVNGQLETYDDFNDDTMDANGEARLINGYGSKQVSQFLNANMKKPKVVSGDDDLPKRDDIGERRRKHELRVLAGAGIRTEDDDGDDQMTDLGPNEVTDEEDDGGSGDSENEFYKQVEQLRAAKLAAKAETYSRNTSVSSLPEIVEGKRHISSQIEKNRGLTRNRNKAKKNPRKNYKLKHQKAVKNRKGQVQSIKRPTAPYGGESSGINAAISRSIRFKS; encoded by the exons ATGATGCTGAAGAATCGGAAGACGAGGAGCTCCCTATTTTTGATGTTCAG GATGTTGATGAAGATGAGGATGAGGATGAGGAtgacgaagatgatgatgatgatgatggggaTGACGATGTGGCGAAGA TGATTAGGCAAAGGAAATATTTACGGGCAAAGTTTGGTGGAGGAGATGATGAAATgcatgatgttgatgatgaggAAGATGAGGAAGATTATAAACTTACATTAGGTGGGAAAAAATTCTCACACGGTGCTGAGAATCGAAATTTTGAG ATACAATCAAGTGATGATGAGGCCccaaaagaagaggaagaattGGCATTACAAATACAAAGGGAGAAGGCAAAATCCTTAACAATGGAAGACTATGACCTTGTGGATATAAGTGAAGACAAAGATAACGAAAAATTAACTTTGAAG GATGTGTCTGATAAAGGAAACGAAGCAATAAAATCACTGGATAGAGATATAATTTTCACTGTTGATGAACTGAATGCTTTGTCAAAGGAGGAGCAAATGAATGCTTTATACAG GTCTGCTCCAGAATTAGTTGATTGGTTGTCAGAACTAAATGAGGTGCACAGACAACTCGAATGTGAAATTAACCCATTTTTAAGCAAG GTTAAAAAGGGGGAAATAGTTATGAAAGGAGAAGTGCGTTATTTTGAGTTGAAGCAGCTTATTTTTCTGTCCTATTGCCAAGCAATAACGTTCTTCCTTCTCCTCAAGTCTGAAGGGCAGCCAGTCCATGATCATCCCATAATAGCTCGCCTTGAAGAGATCAAGAAATTATTGGATCag ATAAAACAACTTGACACAAAACTTCCATTTGAACTTGAGGACattcttaaagaaaataatggGTTAGAAACAGTACTAAATTCAGATATTGAGAACGCTCCAACGACAAATGATTCTATCGTTAAAAACCAAGAGCAGCCTCTTGTCTCTGCCAAATCAACAGAAGAAACAGTGGTG CCTAACAAGCAAGTTGAGATACAAGAATTGGAATCCTCAAAGGATGGTGtacagaaaacaagaaaagttaAACCTCAG AAGGATCACATTGGCGCACAGAGTTTGGAAATGCTAAAAGTTAGAGCTTCCCTCgaggaaaaactgaaaaacAAGGGTCTGTACAGCTCCATTGCTCCAAAGCCTAGTAATGCATTAAAGCGTTTGAGACCAGTTAATGG CCAGCTCGAAACATATGATGATTTTAATGATGATACCATGGATGCCAATGGGGAAGCTAGATTGATTAATGGTTATGGCTCAAAACAAGTTTCACAATTCCTTAATGCAAATATGAAGAAGCCCAAG GTGGTTTCTGGTGATGATGATTTACCAAAGAGAGATGATATTGGTGAAAGGCGAAGGAAACACGAGCTTCGGGTGTTGGCTGGTGCTGGAATTAGGACTGAggatgatgatggtgatgatCAGATGACTGATCTTGGACCTAATGAGGTTACCGATGAAGAGGATGACGGTGGAAGTGGGGActcagaaaatgaattttacaaACAAGTGGAACAACTGCGAGCTGCAAAACTTGCAGCAAAAGCTGAGACTTACTCAAG GAACACTTCAGTCTCTTCATTGCCAGAGATTGTAGAAGGAAAGCGCCATATTTCTTCTCAG ATTGAGAAGAATAGGGGACTAACCCGCAATCGCAACAAGGCAAAAAAGAATCCCAGAAAGAATTACAAG CTCAAGCATCAAAAGGCTGTTAAGAACCGCAAGGGGCAAGTTCAGAGTATCAAGAGGCCGACTGCTCCTTATGGTGGAGAATCCTCTGGAATTAATGCGGCTATCAGTAGAAGCATCAGATTCAAGAGCTGA
- the LOC100792030 gene encoding something about silencing protein 10 isoform X4: MDRYTVIRQRKYLRAKFGGGDDEMHDVDDEEDEEDYKLTLGGKKFSHGAENRNFEIQSSDDEAPKEEEELALQIQREKAKSLTMEDYDLVDISEDKDNEKLTLKDVSDKGNEAIKSLDRDIIFTVDELNALSKEEQMNALYRSAPELVDWLSELNEVHRQLECEINPFLSKVKKGEIVMKGEVRYFELKQLIFLSYCQAITFFLLLKSEGQPVHDHPIIARLEEIKKLLDQIKQLDTKLPFELEDILKENNGLETVLNSDIENAPTTNDSIVKNQEQPLVSAKSTEETVVPNKQVEIQELESSKDGVQKTRKVKPQKDHIGAQSLEMLKVRASLEEKLKNKGLYSSIAPKPSNALKRLRPVNGQLETYDDFNDDTMDANGEARLINGYGSKQVSQFLNANMKKPKVVSGDDDLPKRDDIGERRRKHELRVLAGAGIRTEDDDGDDQMTDLGPNEVTDEEDDGGSGDSENEFYKQVEQLRAAKLAAKAETYSRNTSVSSLPEIVEGKRHISSQIEKNRGLTRNRNKAKKNPRKNYKLKHQKAVKNRKGQVQSIKRPTAPYGGESSGINAAISRSIRFKS, translated from the exons ATGGATAGATATACTG TGATTAGGCAAAGGAAATATTTACGGGCAAAGTTTGGTGGAGGAGATGATGAAATgcatgatgttgatgatgaggAAGATGAGGAAGATTATAAACTTACATTAGGTGGGAAAAAATTCTCACACGGTGCTGAGAATCGAAATTTTGAG ATACAATCAAGTGATGATGAGGCCccaaaagaagaggaagaattGGCATTACAAATACAAAGGGAGAAGGCAAAATCCTTAACAATGGAAGACTATGACCTTGTGGATATAAGTGAAGACAAAGATAACGAAAAATTAACTTTGAAG GATGTGTCTGATAAAGGAAACGAAGCAATAAAATCACTGGATAGAGATATAATTTTCACTGTTGATGAACTGAATGCTTTGTCAAAGGAGGAGCAAATGAATGCTTTATACAG GTCTGCTCCAGAATTAGTTGATTGGTTGTCAGAACTAAATGAGGTGCACAGACAACTCGAATGTGAAATTAACCCATTTTTAAGCAAG GTTAAAAAGGGGGAAATAGTTATGAAAGGAGAAGTGCGTTATTTTGAGTTGAAGCAGCTTATTTTTCTGTCCTATTGCCAAGCAATAACGTTCTTCCTTCTCCTCAAGTCTGAAGGGCAGCCAGTCCATGATCATCCCATAATAGCTCGCCTTGAAGAGATCAAGAAATTATTGGATCag ATAAAACAACTTGACACAAAACTTCCATTTGAACTTGAGGACattcttaaagaaaataatggGTTAGAAACAGTACTAAATTCAGATATTGAGAACGCTCCAACGACAAATGATTCTATCGTTAAAAACCAAGAGCAGCCTCTTGTCTCTGCCAAATCAACAGAAGAAACAGTGGTG CCTAACAAGCAAGTTGAGATACAAGAATTGGAATCCTCAAAGGATGGTGtacagaaaacaagaaaagttaAACCTCAG AAGGATCACATTGGCGCACAGAGTTTGGAAATGCTAAAAGTTAGAGCTTCCCTCgaggaaaaactgaaaaacAAGGGTCTGTACAGCTCCATTGCTCCAAAGCCTAGTAATGCATTAAAGCGTTTGAGACCAGTTAATGG CCAGCTCGAAACATATGATGATTTTAATGATGATACCATGGATGCCAATGGGGAAGCTAGATTGATTAATGGTTATGGCTCAAAACAAGTTTCACAATTCCTTAATGCAAATATGAAGAAGCCCAAG GTGGTTTCTGGTGATGATGATTTACCAAAGAGAGATGATATTGGTGAAAGGCGAAGGAAACACGAGCTTCGGGTGTTGGCTGGTGCTGGAATTAGGACTGAggatgatgatggtgatgatCAGATGACTGATCTTGGACCTAATGAGGTTACCGATGAAGAGGATGACGGTGGAAGTGGGGActcagaaaatgaattttacaaACAAGTGGAACAACTGCGAGCTGCAAAACTTGCAGCAAAAGCTGAGACTTACTCAAG GAACACTTCAGTCTCTTCATTGCCAGAGATTGTAGAAGGAAAGCGCCATATTTCTTCTCAG ATTGAGAAGAATAGGGGACTAACCCGCAATCGCAACAAGGCAAAAAAGAATCCCAGAAAGAATTACAAG CTCAAGCATCAAAAGGCTGTTAAGAACCGCAAGGGGCAAGTTCAGAGTATCAAGAGGCCGACTGCTCCTTATGGTGGAGAATCCTCTGGAATTAATGCGGCTATCAGTAGAAGCATCAGATTCAAGAGCTGA
- the LOC100792030 gene encoding something about silencing protein 10 isoform X2, whose translation MGKKRSTNYQKKDTKSSKSKTSSRHAAYSSDDMDDEIDAFHKQRDIVPLDINDDAEESEDEELPIFDVQDVDEDEDEDEDDEDDDDDDGDDDVAKMIRQRKYLRAKFGGGDDEMHDVDDEEDEEDYKLTLGGKKFSHGAENRNFEIQSSDDEAPKEEEELALQIQREKAKSLTMEDYDLVDISEDKDNEKLTLKDVSDKGNEAIKSLDRDIIFTVDELNALSKEEQMNALYRSAPELVDWLSELNEVHRQLECEINPFLSKVKKGEIVMKGEVRYFELKQLIFLSYCQAITFFLLLKSEGQPVHDHPIIARLEEIKKLLDQIKQLDTKLPFELEDILKENNGLETVLNSDIENAPTTNDSIVKNQEQPLVSAKSTEETVPNKQVEIQELESSKDGVQKTRKVKPQKDHIGAQSLEMLKVRASLEEKLKNKGLYSSIAPKPSNALKRLRPVNGQLETYDDFNDDTMDANGEARLINGYGSKQVSQFLNANMKKPKVVSGDDDLPKRDDIGERRRKHELRVLAGAGIRTEDDDGDDQMTDLGPNEVTDEEDDGGSGDSENEFYKQVEQLRAAKLAAKAETYSRNTSVSSLPEIVEGKRHISSQIEKNRGLTRNRNKAKKNPRKNYKLKHQKAVKNRKGQVQSIKRPTAPYGGESSGINAAISRSIRFKS comes from the exons ATGATGCTGAAGAATCGGAAGACGAGGAGCTCCCTATTTTTGATGTTCAG GATGTTGATGAAGATGAGGATGAGGATGAGGAtgacgaagatgatgatgatgatgatggggaTGACGATGTGGCGAAGA TGATTAGGCAAAGGAAATATTTACGGGCAAAGTTTGGTGGAGGAGATGATGAAATgcatgatgttgatgatgaggAAGATGAGGAAGATTATAAACTTACATTAGGTGGGAAAAAATTCTCACACGGTGCTGAGAATCGAAATTTTGAG ATACAATCAAGTGATGATGAGGCCccaaaagaagaggaagaattGGCATTACAAATACAAAGGGAGAAGGCAAAATCCTTAACAATGGAAGACTATGACCTTGTGGATATAAGTGAAGACAAAGATAACGAAAAATTAACTTTGAAG GATGTGTCTGATAAAGGAAACGAAGCAATAAAATCACTGGATAGAGATATAATTTTCACTGTTGATGAACTGAATGCTTTGTCAAAGGAGGAGCAAATGAATGCTTTATACAG GTCTGCTCCAGAATTAGTTGATTGGTTGTCAGAACTAAATGAGGTGCACAGACAACTCGAATGTGAAATTAACCCATTTTTAAGCAAG GTTAAAAAGGGGGAAATAGTTATGAAAGGAGAAGTGCGTTATTTTGAGTTGAAGCAGCTTATTTTTCTGTCCTATTGCCAAGCAATAACGTTCTTCCTTCTCCTCAAGTCTGAAGGGCAGCCAGTCCATGATCATCCCATAATAGCTCGCCTTGAAGAGATCAAGAAATTATTGGATCag ATAAAACAACTTGACACAAAACTTCCATTTGAACTTGAGGACattcttaaagaaaataatggGTTAGAAACAGTACTAAATTCAGATATTGAGAACGCTCCAACGACAAATGATTCTATCGTTAAAAACCAAGAGCAGCCTCTTGTCTCTGCCAAATCAACAGAAGAAACAGTG CCTAACAAGCAAGTTGAGATACAAGAATTGGAATCCTCAAAGGATGGTGtacagaaaacaagaaaagttaAACCTCAG AAGGATCACATTGGCGCACAGAGTTTGGAAATGCTAAAAGTTAGAGCTTCCCTCgaggaaaaactgaaaaacAAGGGTCTGTACAGCTCCATTGCTCCAAAGCCTAGTAATGCATTAAAGCGTTTGAGACCAGTTAATGG CCAGCTCGAAACATATGATGATTTTAATGATGATACCATGGATGCCAATGGGGAAGCTAGATTGATTAATGGTTATGGCTCAAAACAAGTTTCACAATTCCTTAATGCAAATATGAAGAAGCCCAAG GTGGTTTCTGGTGATGATGATTTACCAAAGAGAGATGATATTGGTGAAAGGCGAAGGAAACACGAGCTTCGGGTGTTGGCTGGTGCTGGAATTAGGACTGAggatgatgatggtgatgatCAGATGACTGATCTTGGACCTAATGAGGTTACCGATGAAGAGGATGACGGTGGAAGTGGGGActcagaaaatgaattttacaaACAAGTGGAACAACTGCGAGCTGCAAAACTTGCAGCAAAAGCTGAGACTTACTCAAG GAACACTTCAGTCTCTTCATTGCCAGAGATTGTAGAAGGAAAGCGCCATATTTCTTCTCAG ATTGAGAAGAATAGGGGACTAACCCGCAATCGCAACAAGGCAAAAAAGAATCCCAGAAAGAATTACAAG CTCAAGCATCAAAAGGCTGTTAAGAACCGCAAGGGGCAAGTTCAGAGTATCAAGAGGCCGACTGCTCCTTATGGTGGAGAATCCTCTGGAATTAATGCGGCTATCAGTAGAAGCATCAGATTCAAGAGCTGA